The DNA window CGATGCCCATTGCGGCAATGATCAAGGGAACGGCCTACGCCATCCACAGCGACCACCTGAACACCCCGAGAAAGCTCACCCAGGCCGACGGGCACGTGGCATGGCAGTGGGCGTACAGCGCGCTTGGAGATGAGCAGCCGACCACGGCAGCCAAGCGGTTCACGAGCGAGACGACCACCCCAACCACGGGCACGACCTCTATCCCGGATGTCCAATTCAACCTGCGGTACCCGGGGCAATACTTTGACCAGGAGACTGGACTGCACTACAACTACTTCAGGAGTTATGACAGCAGGACGGGGCGGTATACGCAGGCGGATCCGATTGGGCTGGATGGGGGGTGGAATCGGTTTGCCTATGTGGAGGGGAATCCACTGAGCTATGTCGATCCTGAGGGTTTGGCTGCTGAACATACAAGTGGAGCAAGACCGAGTACTAAAGGAAAGCATGAGAAAGGTCAGGCACGAAAAGGCAAGGATGCAGGCGGAGAAAAGGGAGATAAAAGCAGAAGACCCCCTAGTCAGAAACCCCCGAACCACAAGGGACCTTGGCCTGTTATACTTGGAATATTGCCGTTAGTTTGCCCGCTATGCGAAGTAATGGAGCCACCTCCTATACCCGGGCCTGAGCTTTGTTAATAGAAGTCTGCCATGAAAAAAATTAATGATGGCCAATCTGATGGCCCCTACGAACTTGCTCTGGCAGCGGCCTCAAGCAGCCAACCCAAATTAGAAGCAGCAAGATCGCTGCTCGAAGAGGCTCACCAAAATGGAGACCCACGTGCCACATATGCCTTGGCGACTTGGTGCTTGTTCGGCCATGGCGGCTTTGAATTGGACTTGAAAAGAGCCGTTGCTTTGCTAAAAGAGGCCTCCAAAGCCGATATTCCATCAGCCCATTTCGACTTGGCCGTCTGCTATGAGAAAGGCAGTGGCGTTAGAAGAAATAATAAATTAGCGTATCGTCATTTTTTGGCAGCTTCCCTTTATGGAGATAATGATGCTTATGGAGAGGTGGGGCGTTGTCTCTACTATGGAATTGGTATTGATCGCGATCGAAAGGCCGCGAAAATTTG is part of the Simplicispira sp. 125 genome and encodes:
- a CDS encoding tetratricopeptide repeat protein is translated as MKKINDGQSDGPYELALAAASSSQPKLEAARSLLEEAHQNGDPRATYALATWCLFGHGGFELDLKRAVALLKEASKADIPSAHFDLAVCYEKGSGVRRNNKLAYRHFLAASLYGDNDAYGEVGRCLYYGIGIDRDRKAAKIWLRRARMMGVNIR